Proteins co-encoded in one Sulfuricaulis limicola genomic window:
- a CDS encoding TatD family nuclease-associated radical SAM protein, whose translation MPETRVVARQINTEQVVGYTLRDSRYLNITNRCSLRCAFCPKFNDQWTVQDYPLRLEHEPTIEEIIAAVGKPEDYREIVFCGLGEPTLRLYALLEVATRLRHRARRIRINTDGLANLVYGRDVTPDMEGLIDALSVSLNAQNAEIYNLHCRPKLPGSWEAMLDFVKHARDFVPEITLTAIDGLSGVDIAACEKIAQRLGVGFRRRVLDVVG comes from the coding sequence ATGCCTGAAACCAGGGTAGTGGCGCGACAGATCAACACGGAACAGGTGGTCGGTTATACCCTGCGCGACAGCCGCTATCTCAATATCACCAACCGCTGCAGCTTGCGCTGCGCGTTCTGCCCCAAGTTCAACGACCAGTGGACGGTGCAGGATTACCCGCTGCGGCTCGAACATGAGCCCACGATCGAGGAGATCATCGCTGCCGTCGGCAAGCCGGAGGATTATCGCGAGATCGTGTTTTGCGGGCTGGGCGAACCGACCTTGCGGCTGTACGCGCTGCTGGAGGTGGCGACACGCCTGCGCCACCGCGCCAGGCGCATTCGCATCAACACCGACGGCCTGGCCAACCTCGTGTACGGGCGTGACGTGACGCCCGACATGGAGGGCCTGATCGACGCGCTGTCGGTGTCGCTCAACGCCCAGAACGCCGAAATTTACAACCTGCATTGCCGCCCGAAACTGCCCGGGTCCTGGGAGGCCATGCTGGATTTCGTGAAACACGCGCGTGATTTCGTTCCGGAAATCACCCTGACCGCCATCGACGGCCTGTCCGGGGTGGATATCGCCGCTTGCGAGAAAATCGCGCAGCGGCTCGGCGTAGGTTTCCGCCGCCGCGTGCTCGATGTAGTCGGCTGA
- the ubiU gene encoding ubiquinone anaerobic biosynthesis protein UbiU has protein sequence MELVCPAGSMPALKAAVDNGADAVYLGFRDGTNARNFPGLNFDVEEAHRAVSYAHQRGARVFLAVNTFPRPSQWHKWCRAVDQAATLGIDALILADPGLMDYTARTYPELRLHLSVQGSATSHEAIDFYVRHFGVRRVVLPRVLSLTQVQNVMKRVNAEVEVFGFGSLCVMVEGRCTLSSYVTGESPNSSGVCSPAKHVKWEESASGRRSRLNGVLIDVYAPEEPAGYPTLCKGRFEVGGNVYYAMEEPTSLNVLDILPQLYRAGVAAIKVEGRQRSPAYVAQVTRTLREAIDACAAAPEAFAPEPRWIEQLDKVAEGRTHTLGAYSRPWQ, from the coding sequence ATGGAACTCGTCTGCCCCGCGGGGAGCATGCCGGCGCTCAAGGCCGCGGTGGACAATGGCGCCGACGCCGTCTACCTCGGTTTTCGTGACGGCACCAACGCGCGCAATTTCCCCGGCCTCAATTTCGACGTGGAAGAGGCGCACCGCGCCGTGAGCTATGCGCACCAGCGCGGCGCGCGCGTGTTCCTGGCGGTCAACACCTTCCCGCGTCCGTCGCAGTGGCACAAGTGGTGCCGCGCCGTGGACCAGGCGGCCACGCTCGGCATCGATGCGCTGATCCTCGCCGACCCCGGGCTCATGGATTACACCGCCCGCACCTATCCCGAGCTGCGGCTGCATCTCTCGGTGCAGGGCTCAGCCACCAGCCACGAGGCGATCGATTTTTACGTGCGCCATTTCGGCGTACGGCGCGTGGTGTTGCCGCGGGTGCTGTCGCTCACGCAGGTGCAGAACGTCATGAAACGCGTGAATGCGGAGGTGGAGGTTTTCGGCTTCGGCAGCCTGTGCGTCATGGTCGAGGGGCGTTGCACGCTGTCATCCTACGTCACCGGCGAGTCGCCGAACTCGAGCGGCGTGTGTTCGCCGGCGAAGCACGTGAAATGGGAGGAATCGGCCAGCGGCCGGCGCTCACGTCTGAACGGCGTGCTGATCGATGTTTATGCGCCGGAGGAACCCGCCGGCTATCCCACGCTGTGCAAGGGCCGCTTCGAAGTCGGCGGCAACGTTTATTACGCCATGGAGGAGCCGACCAGCCTCAACGTGCTCGACATCCTGCCGCAGCTGTATCGCGCCGGGGTGGCGGCGATCAAGGTCGAGGGCCGGCAACGCAGCCCGGCTTACGTGGCGCAGGTCACGCGCACCCTGCGCGAGGCCATCGATGCCTGCGCCGCCGCGCCGGAGGCGTTCGCGCCCGAGCCGCGCTGGATCGAGCAGCTCGACAAGGTCGCCGAGGGTCGCACCCATACGCTGGGGGCGTATTCGAGGCCGTGGCAATAA
- the ubiV gene encoding ubiquinone anaerobic biosynthesis protein UbiV produces the protein MKLSLGPIQYFWTRDQVFDFYERVASAPVDIVYLGETVCSKRRALRLPDWLDIAARLSAAGKEAVLSTLTLIEAESEVSYMRTIIENGRYPVEANDMAAVNMLEGVAPFIVGPHVNVYNAGALDLMARAGARRWVMPLELDRETLAALQAGRTAGLETEVFVFGRLPLSFSARCFTARAHNLPKDDCGFRCADYPEGMPLQTREGQSFLRLNGIQVQSGETCNLVNEVGELRALGVEVLRLSPQPQGMFEIIDAFRGVMDGHLEPSMAAVLLAPYQTAGFCDGYWYSAPGMQRVHA, from the coding sequence ATGAAACTATCCCTCGGACCCATCCAGTACTTCTGGACCCGCGATCAGGTGTTCGACTTCTACGAACGCGTCGCGTCCGCGCCGGTGGACATCGTCTACCTGGGTGAGACGGTCTGTTCCAAGCGCCGCGCGCTGCGCCTGCCGGACTGGCTCGACATCGCCGCGCGCCTGAGCGCGGCGGGCAAGGAGGCGGTGCTGTCCACGCTCACGCTGATCGAGGCCGAATCGGAAGTTTCGTACATGCGCACGATCATCGAGAACGGCCGTTACCCGGTCGAGGCCAACGACATGGCGGCGGTCAACATGCTGGAGGGAGTTGCCCCGTTCATCGTCGGTCCGCATGTCAATGTCTACAACGCCGGCGCGCTCGATCTCATGGCGCGTGCCGGCGCCCGGCGCTGGGTAATGCCGCTGGAACTCGACCGCGAAACGCTGGCCGCGCTCCAGGCCGGCCGGACGGCTGGCCTGGAAACCGAGGTGTTCGTATTCGGACGCCTGCCGCTGTCCTTCTCCGCGCGCTGTTTCACCGCCCGCGCGCACAACCTGCCGAAGGACGACTGCGGTTTCCGCTGCGCCGATTATCCCGAGGGTATGCCGTTGCAGACGCGCGAGGGCCAGTCCTTCCTCCGTCTCAACGGCATCCAGGTGCAATCCGGCGAAACCTGCAACCTGGTCAACGAGGTCGGGGAACTGCGCGCGCTCGGCGTGGAGGTATTGCGGCTTTCGCCCCAGCCGCAGGGGATGTTCGAGATCATCGATGCCTTCCGGGGCGTCATGGACGGGCATCTGGAACCGTCCATGGCCGCCGTCCTGCTTGCGCCTTACCAGACCGCCGGGTTCTGCGACGGTTACTGGTACAGCGCGCCGGGCATGCAGCGGGTGCATGCCTGA
- the ubiT gene encoding ubiquinone anaerobic biosynthesis accessory factor UbiT, translating into MLPHPLLLPLRFIPDAVHTELFAQVFNHLLRGQPLAARLPEIDGKCVCIHIRDAATELHFRIEQGRLRPAAPGHADVRISGKVEDYWQLATRREDPDTLFFSRRLCIEGDTATGLHVKNLLDALDYDWESHFRDVLGTSLGAMAFTVIQRVIGQNLATH; encoded by the coding sequence ATGCTGCCTCATCCCCTGCTTTTGCCGCTGCGTTTCATCCCCGATGCCGTGCACACGGAACTGTTCGCGCAGGTATTCAACCACCTGCTGCGGGGCCAGCCGCTGGCGGCACGGCTGCCGGAAATCGACGGCAAATGCGTGTGCATCCACATCCGGGATGCCGCCACGGAACTGCATTTCCGCATCGAACAGGGACGCCTGCGGCCGGCCGCGCCGGGACACGCCGACGTGCGCATCAGCGGCAAAGTGGAGGATTACTGGCAGCTCGCCACCCGGCGCGAGGATCCGGACACGCTGTTCTTCAGCCGCCGCCTGTGCATCGAGGGCGATACCGCCACCGGTCTGCATGTGAAGAACCTGCTCGACGCGCTGGACTACGATTGGGAGTCGCATTTCCGCGACGTACTCGGAACGAGTCTCGGCGCCATGGCCTTCACTGTCATCCAGCGCGTCATCGGCCAGAACCTGGCCACACACTAA
- the ubiD gene encoding 4-hydroxy-3-polyprenylbenzoate decarboxylase encodes MKFKNLREFLAHLEKLGELRRIPIPVDPRLEITEICQRTLRAQGPALLFEKPKGSDIPLLGNLFGTTRRVALAMGRESVEELREVGKLLSFLKEPQLPRGIGDAMEKLPEFKQLLHVVPRVVSDAPCRQHVIEGGDVDLSKLPVQTCWPEDAGPLITFGLVITKGPYKERQNIGIYRQQLIARNKVIMRWLPHRGGAVDFREWKEAHPGQRFPVVVAIGADPATLLAAVTPIPDTLSEFQFAGLLRGARSEVVPCGCATLYVPASAEIVFEGYIDPAEEALEGPFGDHTGYYNSQEKFPVLTIERITHRDQPIYHSAYMGRSPHDEPSILAMALNEVFIPLLQKQFPEIVDFYLPPEGCSYRVACVSIKKRYAGHARRIMFGVWSYLRQFSYTKFVIVTDDDINVRDWKEVVWAMSTRMDPVRDTLLVENTPIDYLDFASPVSGLGGKMGLDATNKWPGETTRAWGRPIAMSPEVVQRVDELWRRLGIETVTPTHP; translated from the coding sequence ATGAAATTCAAGAACCTGCGCGAGTTCCTCGCGCACCTGGAAAAGCTCGGCGAGTTGCGGCGCATCCCGATCCCGGTCGATCCGCGCCTGGAGATCACCGAAATCTGCCAGCGCACCCTGCGCGCGCAGGGGCCGGCGCTGCTGTTCGAAAAGCCAAAGGGGTCGGATATCCCGCTGCTGGGCAACCTTTTCGGCACCACGCGCCGCGTGGCGCTGGCCATGGGGCGCGAATCCGTCGAGGAGCTGCGCGAGGTCGGCAAGCTGCTTTCTTTTTTGAAAGAACCGCAACTGCCGCGCGGCATCGGCGATGCCATGGAGAAACTGCCGGAGTTCAAGCAGCTGCTGCATGTGGTGCCGCGGGTGGTGAGCGACGCGCCGTGCCGGCAACATGTCATCGAAGGCGGGGACGTGGACCTGTCGAAACTTCCCGTCCAGACTTGCTGGCCGGAGGACGCCGGCCCGCTCATCACCTTCGGCCTCGTGATCACCAAGGGGCCGTACAAGGAACGACAGAACATCGGCATCTATCGCCAGCAGCTGATCGCGCGCAATAAAGTGATCATGCGCTGGCTGCCGCACCGCGGCGGCGCGGTGGATTTCCGCGAGTGGAAGGAAGCCCATCCCGGCCAGCGTTTTCCCGTGGTGGTCGCCATCGGGGCCGATCCGGCGACGTTGCTGGCGGCGGTGACACCTATCCCGGATACGCTGTCGGAATTCCAGTTCGCCGGATTGTTGCGCGGGGCGCGCAGCGAGGTCGTCCCCTGCGGCTGCGCCACGCTGTACGTGCCGGCCTCGGCGGAGATCGTGTTCGAAGGTTATATCGACCCGGCCGAAGAGGCGCTGGAAGGGCCGTTCGGCGATCACACCGGCTATTACAACTCGCAGGAAAAATTTCCGGTGCTGACCATCGAACGCATCACGCATCGCGACCAGCCGATTTATCACAGCGCCTACATGGGCCGTTCGCCGCATGACGAGCCGTCGATCCTGGCGATGGCGCTCAACGAGGTGTTCATTCCGCTGCTGCAGAAGCAATTTCCCGAGATCGTGGATTTCTATCTGCCGCCGGAAGGCTGTTCCTACCGCGTGGCCTGCGTCAGCATCAAGAAGCGTTACGCCGGCCACGCGCGCCGCATCATGTTCGGCGTGTGGTCGTACCTGCGCCAGTTCAGCTACACCAAGTTCGTGATCGTCACCGACGACGACATCAACGTGCGCGACTGGAAGGAGGTCGTGTGGGCCATGTCCACGCGCATGGACCCGGTGCGCGACACGCTGCTGGTGGAGAACACCCCTATTGATTATCTGGATTTTGCCAGTCCGGTATCGGGCCTCGGCGGCAAGATGGGACTGGATGCCACCAACAAGTGGCCGGGCGAGACCACGCGCGCCTGGGGCCGGCCGATCGCCATGAGTCCCGAGGTGGTGCAGCGGGTAGATGAGCTGTGGCGCCGGCTCGGCATCGAGACAGTTACGCCTACGCACCCATAA
- the hemN gene encoding oxygen-independent coproporphyrinogen III oxidase: protein MNQQIIFDAELLRRYDKSGPRYTSYPTAVQFSAAFTEADYRAQAQRSNATPRPLSLYFHLPFCDTVCFYCACNKVVTKDRQRASPYLERLHREIALQAKLFDRVRTVEQLHWGGGTPTFISHEEMRALMTVTREHFRLRDDDKGEYGIEVDPREIRPETLAVLRELGFNRLSMGVQDFEPVVQKAVNRIQTEAETFAVLTEARALGFRSISMDLIYGLPHQTVESFGRTLEKIIGVGPDRLSVFNYAHLPEMFKPQRRINAADLPSPQEKLNILQLTIERLTRAGYVYIGMDHFARPDDELAQAQRNGTLYRNFQGYSTHAECDLVGMGITAIGMVGDCYSQNRKTLEDYYAALDTGQLPVMRGFVLGADDKLRRAIITQLICHFTLDLDATGRAHGVSFADYFAAELADLRIMQQDGLIEMDEKSIRVQPAGKLLIRNICMVFDRYLREKQEQRFSKVI, encoded by the coding sequence TTGAATCAGCAGATCATTTTCGACGCCGAATTGCTGCGCCGCTACGACAAGAGCGGGCCGCGTTATACGTCGTATCCGACGGCGGTGCAGTTCAGCGCGGCTTTCACCGAAGCCGATTACCGGGCGCAGGCGCAACGCAGCAACGCTACGCCACGCCCGCTGTCACTGTATTTTCATCTCCCCTTCTGCGACACCGTGTGTTTCTACTGTGCCTGCAACAAGGTCGTCACCAAGGACCGCCAGCGCGCCTCGCCCTATCTCGAGCGCCTGCATCGCGAGATTGCGCTGCAGGCGAAGCTGTTCGACCGTGTGCGCACGGTGGAGCAGCTGCATTGGGGCGGCGGCACGCCGACCTTCATCAGCCACGAGGAGATGCGCGCGCTGATGACGGTCACGCGCGAACATTTCCGCCTGCGCGACGACGACAAGGGCGAGTACGGCATCGAGGTGGACCCGCGCGAGATACGGCCGGAAACGCTGGCGGTGTTGCGCGAGCTCGGCTTCAACCGCCTGAGCATGGGCGTGCAGGATTTTGAGCCCGTGGTGCAGAAGGCGGTCAACCGCATTCAAACCGAGGCCGAAACCTTCGCCGTGCTCACGGAGGCGCGCGCGCTGGGTTTCCGTTCCATCAGCATGGACCTGATTTACGGGCTGCCGCACCAGACGGTCGAGAGCTTCGGACGCACCCTGGAAAAGATCATCGGCGTCGGCCCGGACCGGCTGTCGGTATTTAATTACGCGCACCTGCCCGAGATGTTCAAACCGCAGCGCCGGATTAACGCAGCCGATCTGCCGAGCCCGCAGGAGAAGCTCAATATCCTGCAGCTCACCATCGAGCGCCTGACGCGGGCCGGGTATGTGTACATCGGCATGGACCATTTCGCGCGCCCGGACGACGAACTGGCGCAGGCGCAACGCAACGGCACGCTGTACCGCAATTTCCAGGGTTACTCCACGCATGCCGAATGCGACCTGGTCGGCATGGGCATCACGGCGATCGGCATGGTGGGCGACTGCTATAGCCAGAACCGCAAAACGCTGGAGGACTACTACGCCGCGCTCGACACCGGGCAACTGCCGGTCATGCGCGGGTTTGTCCTCGGCGCGGACGACAAACTGCGTCGCGCCATCATCACGCAGCTGATCTGTCATTTCACGCTCGATCTGGATGCCACCGGACGTGCGCATGGCGTAAGCTTCGCGGATTACTTTGCCGCGGAACTTGCCGATCTCAGGATCATGCAGCAGGACGGCCTGATCGAAATGGACGAAAAGTCGATACGCGTGCAACCCGCGGGCAAGCTGCTGATCCGCAATATTTGCATGGTGTTCGACCGCTACCTGCGCGAAAAGCAGGAGCAGCGCTTTTCAAAGGTGATTTGA